The DNA region CAGTGAGACCCAGTGAACGTCTCTGCTCACTGAGGGCCAGCTCTATCAATAACACTCCACACATAGGAAACATAACAACATCCTGCTCTGAAACTGCAAGTGGAGAGGTTCAGAGGCCATGCAGCTTTCAGATACGGTCTTCAAGGCCAGGGTTGGTGAGCCCTGATGTGGCAAAtgcccttccccttctctgttAGTACTGTGGAGACGCAGTGCTTTCCAACGGTGGACCTCAAAGTACTTCCCAAAGGGGAGGTGAGTGTAATGAGGCCCCCGCCCGCTCCTTCCAGGCGCGGAGCCGGTTATGTGTTTGTTCCTTCGGACATAAGGCAGCACTGCACTTCCAAACGGGCTGCCTGTCCCGACTCCGCCCATTACAGGTATGCTCCGGTAGCAGCAAAGCGCCCACGTCTGGCCTGCTGGCAGACTCCGCTCTTCGGGCACACGGACAAGGCGAAGTGGGGAGCCCGGCAGCAGCGCGCCCCAGCGCCTGGGTCTGTGGACGTGGCTCAGGCTACGGCAGGAATGGACAGGCGTGTAGACGCTGCAGCTTGGGCTCCTTCTCCAgcgctcaacccccccccccggcaccccctcCCCGGTCTCCAGCGCtcaaccccccacctccccggcaCCCCCCTCCCCGGTCTCCAGCGctcaacccccccctccccggcaccCCCCTCCCCGGTCTCCAGCGCTCaacccccccccggcacccccctCCCCGGTCTTCAGCGCTCAACCCCCCCTCCGCACCCCCCCCCCGGTCTTCAGCGCTcaaccccccccccggcacccccctCCCCGGTCTCCAGCGCTCAACCCCCCACCCGGCACCCCCCTCCCCGGTCTCCAGCGCTCAacgccccccagcacccccctcccTGGTCCCCAGCActcaacccccccctccccagcacccccctccccggtCTCCAGcgctcaaacccccccccccgcacccccctccccggTCTCCAgcgctcaaccccccccccccagcacccccctccccggtCTCCAGCGCTcaaccccccccccggcacccccctCCCCGGTCCCCAGCGctcaacccccccctccccagcacccccctccccagtctccaGCGCTCAAcgccccccagcaccccgccCCCGGTCTCCAGCGCTCaacgccccccctccccagcacccccctcccTGGTCCCCAgcgctcaacccccccccccagcacccccctcccTGGTCCCCAGCGCCAAGGCCTCTGGCGGGGACCCAACGGCCGGGCTCCGCGGTGCAGGGTCGCTGAGGCTGAACCCGAGTGGCCGTGCGCGGCTTGGCAGGGCTCCAGCCTCCGGGCTACATGGTGCCGCAGGGGGACGGGACGGGCCCGCTCGGGGAGCAAGGCGGGGCCCGCATGGGAGGGGCAGGTGCCGGGCGCCCCAGACAGGCccgcaggggggcggggggcccggGCCGGGCGCCCCAcggcagccctgccccacaggcgCCAGGCAGCCGGGAGCCGCGCCCAGGCCGGGGGCGCCGGGCTGGAGCCGGACGCCTGAGTTCTCTCTGGGCCGGGCCCTACGCGCAGCCCCCCCGCGCCGGCCGTGGGAGCGCGCATGCGCCGCGGCGAGGCCGCGCAGGGTGTCGGGCGCCGATTGGCTCAGGGCGCTGCATCTCAatgagggggcggggcgggcggcTCGGGAAGGAcgcggggcgggcggcggcggcccAGAGTCGCGGAGCGCGGGGGAGGGGCGCAGCGGCGCGTCCCGggccgccggtgagtgcggggggaggggggagcagggccctGCGCGGGTCCGGCAGGGACCTGGCTCCGTCCGCTGCCCCCACGGCTGGGCCGGCCGCTGCGCCCGGCGCGGGGGGCCCGGCCTGGGGGGCCCGGCCTGGGGTCCCCCGCGAGGCTCGGGCCTGCACGCGGCGCCCGCTCAGAGAGCAGAACCGGGCCCGGCGCCCGCCCCCGCCCGGCCTCTGCCCCCGCCGCGCCGCGtcctgcagcccgggctccgtgCGGCCCCGCGCGGAACGCGCCTACGGAAGGGTCCGGTTGCTTTGACTGCCCCAGCCGGGccgcccccccctcccagccGGGCCGCCCCCTTAGCAGCGCCGGGCGCCCCTCCCAGCCGGCCCCCCCACTTATCGGGGCCGAGCCCCCCCTTAGCAGCGCCGGCCCCCCCACTTACCGGGgccgagccccccccccccagccggccCCCCCCACTTACCGGGGCCGAGCCCCCCCTCCCAGCCGGGCCCCCCACTTACCGGGGCCGAGCCCCCCCTCCCAGCCGGGCCCCCCCGGTCTCTCGGGGGCTGCTCCCCGGCGGGCAGGGCGCGGCTCTGcccgggaagtggcatgggcgcGGTGCCGCTCGGAGGCAGGGGCGCCCCGGGGCTGTGACTCACCGGGGAGAGGCGGCTTCGCTTCGTGCCTCGCGCCGGCCCCCGGGGCCTGTTCCCCGCCCCGGGCCACCGCAGTAGGGCAGCCGCTGCCCGGCCACCCTTCGCCCCCCACGCCCGTCTCCTGGGAGGCCCGGCGTTACGGGGGGGGTCTGTTCTagttttggggggaaggaggagactgGAACGGGACAGCCTGCTGCCCgcggtgggtggggaggagacgGGGCTGCCTGAGGCTGTGTAGTTTTCCTCTCAGGGCCTTTTCTCGAGGTGCACAGTGCGTAGCTGGAACTTTACCAACCTGACCTTCAGGCCCTGCAGCCCCGTGTCGAGTTCACGCTAAACTCAGCCCTTGGGCCCTTGGTCAGCTTGCACAGCGGCTGCGATGACAGTTTCCTTGTAACTCCCCCCCCTTTGATTCACTTTCTTCTCATCTTGGGACTTGGGCTACTTCACTGAACCCAGCTTCTCTGCACAGCCTAGCGGTTTCGCTCCAGGGCCCATGCTGCCAGAGCTGCTCTCTCCTGTGTTCTCCAGGGGCTGACATGGGTGGAGTGGCACTTAGTTGCAGGAGTGTGAGCCCGCTGGAGAGCCGcctgggggaggcaggagagaaACAGGTGGGGATTTTCTTACTGGAGCCCAGGGTCATGGCTGTTTTCCTTTCAGACTAGCTTTGCGACCATGTCCGTCAGCAATCACGAGAACCGGAAGTCCCGCTCCAGCTCCGGCTCCATGAACATCCAGCTCTTCCACAAGCCGGGCCATGCCGACAGCCTCCTGACCCAGCTCAACCTGCTGCGTAAGCGGCATCTCTTCACCGACGTGGTGCTGCGGGCGGGGAACCAAGCCTTCCACTGCCACCGGGCTGTGCTGGCCTCCTGCAGTCGGTACTTCGATGCCATGTTCAACGGCGGGCTGAAGGAAAGCAAAGATACAGAAGTCAACTTCCACAATTCCCTGCACCCGGAggtcctggagctgctgctggactACATCTACTCGGCCCGGGTGCTGATCAACGAGGAGAACGCGGAGTCCCTGCTGGAGGCTGGGGACATGCTGCAGTTCCAGGACATCCGCGAAGCCTCGGCCGACTTTCTGGAGAAAAACCTGCACCCAGCCAACTGCCTGAACATGCTGCTGCTGTCATACGCCCACTGCTGTGAGAGGCTCTTGGAGCTGTCCTGGAGGATGGCACTGGCCAACTTCACGTCTCTCTACCAGACCGACGACTTCCTGCAGCTGCCCAAAGACAAGCTGCTGGAGCTGGTGGAGAGCGAGGAGCTGGAGGTGGAGGACGAGAGCCTGGTGTATGAGGCTGTCATCGGCTGGATCCGGTATGACTTGCCGCAGCGGCACGGGGACTTGCCAGAGCTGTTGCGCTCAGTCCGTCTGGCCCTCCTGCCAGAATCTTACCTGCGGAACCAGGTGGCCGCCGAGGAACTGGTGACCAGCCACAAGCTGGGAGGGGAGATCGTGGCCGACGCCGTGCGCTGCAAGATGAAGATCCTTCAGAATGATGGGCTGGTGACGGGTTTCTGTGCCCAGCCTCGGAAGGTCAGCCAGGCCCTGCTGGTGCTCGGGGGCCAGACATTCGTGTGTGACAAAATCTACGTGGTTGACCGTCAAACCAGTGAGATAATCCCCCGCACCGACATCCCAAGCCCGCGCAAGGAGTGCAGCGCTTGTGCCCTCGGCTGCAAAGTGTACGTCACTGGCGGTAAGGGTTCCGAGAACAGCGCCTCCAAAGACGTCTGGGTTTATGACACTCTCCACGATGAGTGGGCAAAAGCCACGCCCATGCTGGTGGCCCGGTTTGGCCATGGCTCTGCTGAGCTGGACCACTGTCTCTATGTGGTCGGAGGCCACACAGCAGTGAGCGGCTCCTTCCCAGCTTCGCCCTCCGTCTCTCTCAAGCAGGTCGAACACTATGACCCCCAGTCGGACAAGTGGTCCCTGGTAGCCCCTCTCCGGGAGGGCGTGAGCAACgctgctgtggtgggggccaAAATGAAGCTGTTTGTCTTTGGTGGCACCAGCGTGAACCAGGAAAAGCTGCCCAAAGTGCAGTGCTTCGACCCTGGCCAGAACCGCTGGACGGTGCCTGCCAGCTGTCCCCAGCCCTGGCGCTACACGGCTGCCGCCGTAGTGGGCAACCACGTGATCGTGATCGGGGGAGACACAGAGTTCTCGGCCAGCTCCGCGTACCGCTTCCACAGCGACACCTACCAGTGGTCCAAATTCGGTGACGTGACTGCTAAACGCATCAGCTGTCGCGCTGTCACATCTGGAAACAGGCTCTATGTGGTAGGGGGCTATTGCGGGGCCCAGCGCTGCAAAACTCTGGACTGCTACGACCCCTCCTCCGACACCTGGAGCAGTGTCTCTACGGTGCCCTACTCCCTCATCCCCACCGCCTTCGTCAGCACTTGGAAATACCTGTCTGCCTGAGCCTCGCTCCAGGACTGGAATGGTAAGTCCTTACCCTTCACACTAACCCCCTGGGACCTCCCTGCTCCAGCAGGGCACAGAAGCAGACAGGTTAACCTTCCAGGCTGAGAGATGTTGGCATGGCTTCTCTAGCGAGGGCTGCCTGCTGGGAGAGGGAGCTCTGTCCTGGCTCAAGTTCTCTACCCAGCAGCCTCTCAGTCAAACGCCAGCTTTCAGACTGCATTTGCAGGTGACATGGAAGACCCCAACCAGTGAAGAAGGAAGAGTCCCTCTAGGCCGTAGGGCATTAGAGAGAGGAGGGCTGTATACATAACTGGATGGGGAGAATGCTCCATTTGGCTTCTCAGCACTTCCCCAGAGTCCTATCCTATGCGAAACCTTTGGGGAATGCTGTTGGCAGATGGGATTTGATGTCCACGGTATGGGACAGCCCGGCTTGCTGATCACTACATTATCATGGGGCAACGCCAAGTCTGCCTGCAACAAACGGCAGGAGCCCAAAGATAGAGCTGGTTGCCATAAATAACAGAGTGGTTTGTTTTAGCACAGACTCCTCATGGTGCCAGGATCAGTCTGCCAGGGACACTCAAATAGCAGTCACTTGTGGGGATAGGAGAGCCGGTGCTAGGCGAAGATTACAGCTGGGATTTAGTCCCAGTATGGCTTGTAATTGCATTTGTAAGACAAGCCCTGTCTACATATAAACACAGGGTCTCTTCCTTCTAATTATCCGCTGGTCCCATTCATGCCACTTacctcctgctgcaggagctattaatttaaaaaaagttgtaaCAGGAATTAAccctctctggactctctctcagTGGAGTTGGTGCCGAAGTGGGACAAATCGCGAGGCCTTTCATTCTGCTTCTCTTACCCATGATCCTGTGTCTGGATGAGTTTGTTAAATACAGCCAAATGTTCcctgtacataagaatggccatactgggtcagaccaaacgtctatcaagcccagtatcctgtcctctgacagtggccaatggcagatgccccagaaggaatgaacaggcaggttatcatcaagtgatccatggcctgtcacccaatcccagcttctggcaaacagaagctagggtcaccatccctgcccatcctggctaatagccattgatggacctgtcctccatgaatctatctagctcccttttgaaccctgttatagtactggccttcacaacaccctctggcaaggagttccagaggttgacagtgcgttgcatgaaaatatactttcttgtgtttgttttaaacctgctacctattaatttcatttggtggccccttgttcttgtattatgagaaggagtaaataacacttatttactttctctataccatttatgattttatagacctttgtcATATCCCTCTTAGTcggctcttttccaagctgaaaagtcccaagttttattaatctctcctcatacggaagccattctatacccctaatcatttttgttgcccttttctgaaccttctccaattccaATCTATCTTTTCTGAGAAGGGGCGACCGCATCTGCATGCAGATGTAAAATCCTGCGCCTTACAGGACATACCTTTTTGGATGCAGGCAGGCTTGCTGCAGAAGGCCAGGTTGAGGGGCGTGGACTCACCtttcccagtgcttaatttgtaatgaaagaggtgctggagctTAAGCAatgttttttttacattcataactgatgcagcaagccctgaggtgctggggctcagccctggcacaaattaagccctgaccttgcctcagtttctgttcccagcaaatggTTCTGGTTTCATTGCTTAGCGTTCTCACGACAACCCCTTCTGCGTTACAGGTTTCACCAGAAGCAGCAAGTTTCATGTTCCACTTCACCAGCTTCTCACTTCACCAAGAATCCGCACGCAAGACCTGGGCAGTAGAGCACAACCTGTCAATCATTGGGGTGCCCCACAATCCAATGGACATGGAACCCATCAGCACCAGGTGTGCAGGACAGGACAGTCCCCTTTGGTGTCAAATAACTGGCTGCAAAGTCACAACGGTTTCGGAGGGCTTAGGATAGATTCTAAAGGGAGCTTGGTGGGCAAAGCTCCAGCCAGGCTGGCTGCCCGGCTCTCCCTTGAGATGCCGGTGTGGAAGGACAGATTTTCCATTCTTGCCCTTACAGGCAAGGGATCTCCCAGCAGGAGCTGCGGGGATGTAGTCTGTTTCCTTTACAGACATTGTCACTTTTTTCAGTGCAGGCATCAGCCTAAGAAGGGAGGACCCCTTCGTGTTTCCCACAGCTGCCCCTGCACTGCCAGTCACGCATGCCGTCACCAGAATCTGCAGCACTTCGGGAGGCAGGTGGCTGTTTCACAACTGCGAGTGAGCAAACCAGTATTTCTGATGGAACTATTGTTCACTACCAGGGACAGAGCAAGATTCCTAACCAGGAGCAGCTGGCCTCTGGGTTCTGTTGCAGCACCAGTGACAAGTGCATGAAATGTCTTAACACTTTGTCGACGGCCTGTGAGCTGGTTCTGTACAAGGTTTTTTTATATGGCAGCCTGGAGCTGCTTCAATAAACCCTAATAAAACCCACCGCCTCTTGAGGTTGTTGCTCAAATAGCTGCACGCCTAATTAGGGCTCTTCTCTCAAACTCGCCAGCTGGCCCCATAGATGGTGTttagcagcagcagaggggaagggtgTTCTTAGAGCAATTGCACCGTCCAAACCTTGTGCTGATGGGACTGGCACCCACAGCATGTCCTGGCATGGACAGGTCACACATTCATCTTCCTTCTCTGATGGACTCGGGGGAAAGCTCTCTCCCTCCTACATGCGAGAGAAGCTATTACCTGCCTTTCACACATAGTGCCTTTTCTGCTggctgggcagaggggagggaggagacgtGCTAAGAGCTAATGCTTCTCTATTGCAGTGCCACGCTCCCGGGCACTAGAAGGAAATACAGCATTTAGGAGCTGTGCGAACATGGCTGCTCAGTGCCCTGCCAAAATCGCTCCTGGttccttttaaaatgtctgtttgcATTCAAGACGAGTGATTGCCTTCAACGGGCTTCATATGATCTCAGGCCATTTCTGTATCACGGGtgcccctggggcactccagttGGCCTGCAATGGAGGAGGGAACAAAaaggctgccctggctgctggAGGTGACACCAGCTGGGAGGCTCTTTCCAGGGACAGCCGGCCCTCGGCTACACCGTGGACCTGACCAGGGTCCAAACCACCATTGCAGACAGCTGTAGGAATGCTCGAGCCCAACCCCTGGCATGGAATGCGAGCAAAACATATTAGCCAACTGTGAGCAGCACGTACCAGTGCTTGTGACAAAGCCTTTCTCCCAAGAACAAGCACCTCTGCGGCAGGGCCTCGCTCAATGTCAGAGCGCCGAAGTAGCAGGGGTAGaaccccaccgcccagggctgcCCCTTCCCACAGGCTGAGCTTTCCATCCCAGCTGCACagcctggggctgggtggagctCCAACAGCTCCTGTTAAAAcccagctccttgcaggattCTAGTTTGCATCAGCAACCGGAGCCAGCTCCCAAAGGAGCTGCTGTGCTGGCTGCACGTGTAGAAGCGTCTAAAAACAGCACTGTTTGGCTGAAACTTCTCTCGTTTCCTCTCGCTTGGTCTCCTGCAGCAGAGTCAGCTCTGGGGCCTGCTGCCGCCAGCAATTTGAGTCTGGAGCTGCAGCCTGCTATGAAGATTTGGGCTGAAGTTTGGAAACACCAGAACTTGCTCACAGGAGGCAAACTGTACGTGCGATCCAGTGTCTGACTGTCGGGGAAAAGCGCCGTTTGGGTTTGAACCTTCATTTGTTTTCAGGCTGACAAGCTAAAAGTCAACATCACCAGCTGAGCCCAGCCcctgggcaggcagagagcctggtGTGAAAGGGAGGAAGGGCTGCCCTTTGCAGGTAGAGCAGATGCAGTTTCTGCAAGCTCGTCCCCTGAGCCACAGTCTAGTTTAGGGCTCCTGCTGCCCGCTTGTGCACCAGGGTGCCTCTCCCCGTAACGTTTACTCACACTGTGTCTCCTCCTACGCTCCTGCTGAGTCTGCGGCACAGCTGGGGGGCCAGGCGCAAGGTAGGGAGAGGAGCCGGCAGCTCCATCCAGGGGAGAGCCTGCTTGAAACGCAGTGACATGAGGGCTGCAGctctctgcacctgttggctCTGCCATTGAGCAGTGCAGGCAGGCATGTACCAATGGTGTTTcacaaagggggaaactgaggcctcaGCTCACAAAGCCagacagctggagagctggggctagaacccagcaGGGTTGCCTCCCTTTCCTTATCTAATCTCAGCTGTTACTGAGCAGGAAGTGTCTCCTTCCCCTTTAAACCAGCGGCTGCTTTCAAGGGGCAGGCAAAGTCCAACTTGACTCCAATAAGCTCAAC from Eretmochelys imbricata isolate rEreImb1 chromosome 25, rEreImb1.hap1, whole genome shotgun sequence includes:
- the LOC144280174 gene encoding ectoderm-neural cortex protein 1-like isoform X1; its protein translation is MVPQGDGTGPLGEQGGARMGGAGAGRPRQARRGAGGPGRAPHGSPAPQAPGSREPRPGRGRRAGAGRLSSLWAGPYAQPPRAGRGSAHAPRRGRAGCRAPIGSGRCISMRGRGGRLGKDAGRAAAAQSRGARGRGAAARPGPPTSFATMSVSNHENRKSRSSSGSMNIQLFHKPGHADSLLTQLNLLRKRHLFTDVVLRAGNQAFHCHRAVLASCSRYFDAMFNGGLKESKDTEVNFHNSLHPEVLELLLDYIYSARVLINEENAESLLEAGDMLQFQDIREASADFLEKNLHPANCLNMLLLSYAHCCERLLELSWRMALANFTSLYQTDDFLQLPKDKLLELVESEELEVEDESLVYEAVIGWIRYDLPQRHGDLPELLRSVRLALLPESYLRNQVAAEELVTSHKLGGEIVADAVRCKMKILQNDGLVTGFCAQPRKVSQALLVLGGQTFVCDKIYVVDRQTSEIIPRTDIPSPRKECSACALGCKVYVTGGKGSENSASKDVWVYDTLHDEWAKATPMLVARFGHGSAELDHCLYVVGGHTAVSGSFPASPSVSLKQVEHYDPQSDKWSLVAPLREGVSNAAVVGAKMKLFVFGGTSVNQEKLPKVQCFDPGQNRWTVPASCPQPWRYTAAAVVGNHVIVIGGDTEFSASSAYRFHSDTYQWSKFGDVTAKRISCRAVTSGNRLYVVGGYCGAQRCKTLDCYDPSSDTWSSVSTVPYSLIPTAFVSTWKYLSA
- the LOC144280174 gene encoding ectoderm-neural cortex protein 1-like isoform X2 — protein: MSVSNHENRKSRSSSGSMNIQLFHKPGHADSLLTQLNLLRKRHLFTDVVLRAGNQAFHCHRAVLASCSRYFDAMFNGGLKESKDTEVNFHNSLHPEVLELLLDYIYSARVLINEENAESLLEAGDMLQFQDIREASADFLEKNLHPANCLNMLLLSYAHCCERLLELSWRMALANFTSLYQTDDFLQLPKDKLLELVESEELEVEDESLVYEAVIGWIRYDLPQRHGDLPELLRSVRLALLPESYLRNQVAAEELVTSHKLGGEIVADAVRCKMKILQNDGLVTGFCAQPRKVSQALLVLGGQTFVCDKIYVVDRQTSEIIPRTDIPSPRKECSACALGCKVYVTGGKGSENSASKDVWVYDTLHDEWAKATPMLVARFGHGSAELDHCLYVVGGHTAVSGSFPASPSVSLKQVEHYDPQSDKWSLVAPLREGVSNAAVVGAKMKLFVFGGTSVNQEKLPKVQCFDPGQNRWTVPASCPQPWRYTAAAVVGNHVIVIGGDTEFSASSAYRFHSDTYQWSKFGDVTAKRISCRAVTSGNRLYVVGGYCGAQRCKTLDCYDPSSDTWSSVSTVPYSLIPTAFVSTWKYLSA
- the LOC144280174 gene encoding ectoderm-neural cortex protein 1-like isoform X3, with product MWQMPFPFSVSTVETQCFPTVDLKVLPKGETSFATMSVSNHENRKSRSSSGSMNIQLFHKPGHADSLLTQLNLLRKRHLFTDVVLRAGNQAFHCHRAVLASCSRYFDAMFNGGLKESKDTEVNFHNSLHPEVLELLLDYIYSARVLINEENAESLLEAGDMLQFQDIREASADFLEKNLHPANCLNMLLLSYAHCCERLLELSWRMALANFTSLYQTDDFLQLPKDKLLELVESEELEVEDESLVYEAVIGWIRYDLPQRHGDLPELLRSVRLALLPESYLRNQVAAEELVTSHKLGGEIVADAVRCKMKILQNDGLVTGFCAQPRKVSQALLVLGGQTFVCDKIYVVDRQTSEIIPRTDIPSPRKECSACALGCKVYVTGGKGSENSASKDVWVYDTLHDEWAKATPMLVARFGHGSAELDHCLYVVGGHTAVSGSFPASPSVSLKQVEHYDPQSDKWSLVAPLREGVSNAAVVGAKMKLFVFGGTSVNQEKLPKVQCFDPGQNRWTVPASCPQPWRYTAAAVVGNHVIVIGGDTEFSASSAYRFHSDTYQWSKFGDVTAKRISCRAVTSGNRLYVVGGYCGAQRCKTLDCYDPSSDTWSSVSTVPYSLIPTAFVSTWKYLSA